Proteins from a genomic interval of Paenibacillus lentus:
- a CDS encoding ABC transporter permease, protein MNNASSALKVAAGIFLTIALITIVVILFVSAQEATKTAQNNFSDIQTELSQASFTVYDDTTVSGSQVTNALRKFKDREQFGIQVKTGKNKNGQWYGNMLRVGDNVSIEDYGAVVSDKVGHINNSWNEILDEYVNPSGKFKAKVIRDNSNVVRGIIFTQTTVLSIP, encoded by the coding sequence ATGAATAACGCTTCATCGGCTTTAAAGGTTGCTGCAGGTATTTTTCTGACGATTGCACTAATTACGATTGTGGTTATTTTGTTCGTATCAGCTCAGGAGGCGACAAAAACCGCACAAAACAATTTTTCTGATATTCAAACAGAGCTTTCACAGGCATCATTTACCGTTTACGACGATACGACCGTCAGTGGCTCGCAAGTGACGAATGCGCTTAGAAAATTCAAGGATCGGGAGCAATTCGGAATTCAGGTTAAAACCGGGAAGAACAAAAACGGTCAATGGTATGGAAATATGCTACGGGTAGGAGACAATGTCTCCATTGAAGACTATGGCGCTGTTGTGAGTGACAAGGTCGGGCATATTAATAATTCCTGGAATGAAATTTTGGATGAATATGTGAATCCGAGCGGCAAGTTTAAGGCTAAAGTAATCAGGGACAATTCTAACGTCGTAAGAGGTATTATTTTTACTCAGACGACGGTGCTGTCCATTCCTTAA
- a CDS encoding ATPase, T2SS/T4P/T4SS family, whose protein sequence is MNHFANLLGIFVVLLLGISYIWIKARTTDKMAPSPVTNLHETAYSTNTLMEYVKKQLHELSRAQINDWGLSEEAWNRKLKSRAELRKALRGCTWGDRNDKRYVKSYIKDLLLKGCGLNERTIHHYIPFHQRELLTSQDRFEIILYLFSLRYGDEALSMLIDTYRLDVPKHSDDFDHAAYYDITSEDIDEVFYLEYRELDFCEKLDILVQRVYQNYKGFSVVDEIREQRIDGFSGGVNGITSSEDDWYPVSFGQSVDWWAENAAEDEDGYAKSRVWDSVWIFYKGKSIRLSFLTFGSETELKRVCQNIYKYNLPGQLSEANGYKVNEMKDGSRVVVVRPPFAESWAFFVRKFDMRSAALEQLIEGDNAEFPIALLKFLMKGSRITSITGSQGSGKTTLLMALVKHIYPSYTLRVQEMSFELNLRKLYSTRNILTFRETEYISGQAGLDLQKKTDGTVNILGEVASDDVAAWMIQMAQVASLFTLFTHHAKTFRNLIESLRNSLLKTGMFRDEHVAEMQVVSVIDFDIHLRKSMTGQRYIDKITECDRNERGYRERVVLEYRNGKYCSVEPISERMRREMSREMTDEDNTAFKDFLGNYWREEIGA, encoded by the coding sequence GTGAATCACTTCGCGAACCTGCTCGGTATCTTCGTCGTTCTGTTGCTAGGCATCTCATACATTTGGATTAAAGCTCGCACAACAGATAAGATGGCTCCATCTCCAGTGACAAACCTGCATGAGACAGCTTATTCAACAAATACACTGATGGAATATGTAAAGAAGCAGCTTCATGAATTGAGCCGGGCGCAGATCAACGATTGGGGACTAAGCGAGGAAGCCTGGAATCGAAAATTGAAGAGTAGAGCCGAATTGCGAAAAGCGCTTCGAGGATGTACATGGGGCGATCGAAATGATAAGCGTTATGTGAAGTCTTATATTAAGGATTTACTTCTTAAGGGCTGCGGTCTGAATGAGCGTACAATTCATCATTATATCCCTTTTCATCAACGCGAATTACTGACGTCGCAGGATCGCTTTGAAATTATATTATATTTATTCTCTCTTCGTTATGGAGATGAAGCATTATCGATGCTAATCGATACATATCGCTTGGATGTGCCTAAGCATTCAGACGATTTTGATCATGCTGCTTATTATGATATTACGAGCGAAGATATCGACGAAGTATTTTATTTGGAGTACCGGGAGCTTGACTTTTGCGAGAAACTGGACATTCTCGTGCAGCGCGTATATCAGAATTATAAGGGCTTCTCTGTAGTGGATGAAATTCGAGAGCAGCGGATAGATGGTTTTAGCGGAGGCGTCAACGGGATCACTTCCTCAGAAGATGACTGGTACCCTGTCAGTTTTGGCCAATCAGTGGACTGGTGGGCTGAAAATGCGGCGGAAGACGAGGATGGTTATGCGAAATCACGAGTCTGGGACAGCGTGTGGATTTTCTACAAGGGGAAGAGCATTCGCTTATCCTTTTTGACCTTTGGTAGTGAGACGGAGCTCAAGCGAGTTTGTCAGAATATCTATAAATACAATTTGCCTGGACAGTTATCGGAGGCCAATGGCTATAAGGTCAATGAAATGAAGGATGGCTCCAGAGTCGTAGTAGTTCGGCCACCCTTTGCTGAATCATGGGCTTTCTTCGTACGAAAATTTGATATGAGAAGCGCTGCACTGGAACAACTGATTGAAGGTGATAATGCGGAATTTCCTATAGCCTTGCTAAAATTTCTTATGAAAGGCAGTAGAATCACATCGATTACCGGTTCTCAGGGTTCAGGAAAAACAACACTGTTAATGGCTTTGGTCAAACATATTTATCCTTCTTATACATTGAGAGTTCAGGAAATGTCTTTTGAGCTGAACTTACGCAAATTATACAGTACGAGAAATATTTTGACGTTTCGAGAGACGGAGTATATATCGGGGCAGGCCGGACTGGATTTGCAGAAAAAAACGGACGGCACCGTCAATATCCTTGGTGAAGTAGCCAGTGATGATGTGGCTGCTTGGATGATTCAAATGGCTCAGGTGGCGAGCCTGTTCACCTTATTTACACATCATGCCAAAACGTTTCGCAATCTAATCGAATCGCTCCGAAACTCGCTGCTCAAGACAGGGATGTTCCGTGATGAGCATGTCGCGGAAATGCAAGTTGTCAGTGTGATCGATTTCGATATCCATTTGCGCAAGAGTATGACTGGTCAGAGATATATTGACAAAATCACGGAGTGTGACCGAAATGAACGGGGGTATCGTGAACGAGTAGTACTGGAGTATCGTAATGGGAAATATTGCTCCGTAGAGCCAATCTCTGAACGAATGAGAAGGGAAATGAGCCGAGAAATGACAGATGAAGACAACACGGCATTTAAGGATTTTCTCGGAAATTACTGGAGGGAAGAAATTGGAGCTTAA
- a CDS encoding SAF domain-containing protein, with amino-acid sequence MSRLRQRTKQLIFSGIAGAGIVGILFVGYALHQVKHVHQVKASLVRDYETQIMQLKEEKERQSITGWALARDISAGQPIHVEDIKSIELPIDSVPANFITSKDEITGKNAKIALSSRTLLTSGLLYSDEPTPHDLRWREMGFVQLPAALLKNDIVDVRIQFPTGQDYILLSKKKVEQLNGETITVTLDEVEILSLSSAIVDAYFHKATIYALAYVEPQLQAKAIPTYPANEAVLQLIKKDPNIISKAEYALSHAARRILESDLSGVTPQNAAEFAGRQAERTAVSAKPTSGDSFEINP; translated from the coding sequence ATGTCCAGACTGAGGCAGCGGACGAAGCAGTTAATTTTTTCTGGCATAGCAGGAGCAGGTATCGTCGGTATTCTCTTTGTGGGTTATGCCTTGCATCAGGTGAAGCACGTGCATCAAGTGAAGGCTTCTCTTGTGAGGGATTATGAAACCCAAATTATGCAGCTGAAGGAGGAGAAGGAGCGCCAATCGATTACAGGCTGGGCGCTTGCCCGTGACATTTCTGCGGGACAACCCATCCATGTAGAAGATATTAAAAGTATTGAATTGCCGATCGATAGCGTGCCCGCAAATTTCATTACATCCAAAGATGAGATTACAGGCAAAAATGCTAAGATTGCTTTGTCGTCGCGAACGCTATTGACATCAGGATTGCTGTATTCAGACGAGCCGACACCCCATGATTTGCGCTGGCGCGAGATGGGATTTGTACAGCTGCCTGCAGCGCTTTTAAAGAATGACATAGTGGATGTGCGTATTCAGTTTCCTACTGGACAAGATTATATTCTTCTGTCTAAGAAGAAGGTAGAGCAATTAAATGGGGAAACGATTACGGTGACATTGGACGAAGTCGAAATACTGTCTTTATCCAGTGCGATTGTTGATGCTTATTTTCATAAGGCCACGATTTATGCACTTGCTTATGTAGAGCCTCAATTGCAGGCTAAGGCAATCCCGACTTACCCGGCTAATGAAGCTGTACTGCAGTTAATCAAGAAGGATCCCAATATTATCTCAAAGGCTGAATATGCGCTATCCCATGCTGCGCGGCGAATTTTAGAGTCAGATTTATCCGGAGTTACGCCTCAGAATGCTGCTGAATTTGCGGGACGTCAGGCTGAACGAACAGCCGTATCGGCAAAGCCCACTTCTGGCGATAGCTTCGAGATAAATCCCTAA
- a CDS encoding serine/threonine-protein kinase has translation MVEKLSVGDIIAGRYRIVRLIGAGGMSCVYLVADMKLPGKTWAMKEVRAAPHMPISMEEEAKLLIALNHPRLPRMIDIYRQSETGYLYMIMDFVEGEHLDRYAAGRGTELSLQMLVSFGRQICEGLHYLHSHEPPIIHRDLKPANLLVDQNGEIRFIDFGIARRYKEDQQEDTVLMGSIGFAAPEQYGGRQSDCRTDLYSLGAVLLYLATGGLHSSWSEEAINVMRFNGYELLVPVLRRLLQTEPKDRYSSALETSRILTMIADETRQEKTQRANRCSVIAVLGASPGVGTTHTAIMLAHTLSQVSKHVAIVEMEVKSRAFRQLGQIVSGSEIDKRGRSTSPQRFRIHTVDYIRHPTRAEWIELLAAGYEYVVCDIGSTGRKELLEEFARADLPIIVTSGAEWREEDAMSIGERVGEGIRRKWVCIVPMGGRNAIRRLRKPLGTERVHEIGAENDPFEPGQEMMSTLIKICSPVLIKPIRMEGRGFGVKRKRWKGRGN, from the coding sequence ATGGTTGAGAAGCTATCTGTCGGTGATATCATCGCTGGCAGATACAGGATCGTGCGATTGATCGGCGCCGGGGGGATGAGTTGCGTGTATCTCGTCGCTGATATGAAGTTGCCTGGCAAGACATGGGCGATGAAGGAGGTGCGCGCTGCACCTCATATGCCTATTTCCATGGAAGAAGAGGCTAAACTGCTCATCGCGCTTAATCATCCAAGATTGCCGAGAATGATCGACATCTACAGACAGTCCGAAACAGGATATTTGTACATGATCATGGACTTTGTTGAAGGAGAACATTTAGATCGTTATGCTGCTGGACGGGGAACTGAATTATCACTGCAAATGCTTGTATCCTTTGGACGGCAAATCTGTGAAGGGCTCCATTACTTACACAGTCATGAGCCGCCGATCATCCATCGGGATTTGAAGCCAGCGAACTTACTGGTGGATCAGAATGGAGAAATTCGGTTTATCGATTTTGGAATTGCGCGAAGATACAAGGAAGACCAGCAGGAAGATACCGTTCTAATGGGATCAATCGGTTTTGCTGCGCCAGAGCAGTATGGGGGCAGACAAAGTGACTGCCGAACAGATTTGTACTCCTTGGGAGCTGTATTGCTGTACTTGGCAACTGGGGGCCTTCATAGCAGTTGGTCTGAAGAAGCCATAAACGTAATGCGATTTAATGGTTATGAACTACTGGTTCCAGTTCTGCGTCGTCTGCTGCAGACAGAGCCCAAGGATAGATACAGCTCTGCCTTGGAGACGAGTCGAATTTTAACGATGATAGCCGATGAGACGCGACAAGAGAAGACTCAGCGAGCAAATCGCTGCAGCGTCATTGCTGTGCTGGGAGCGAGTCCAGGTGTAGGTACTACACATACAGCTATTATGTTAGCCCATACCCTTTCTCAGGTATCGAAGCATGTAGCGATTGTTGAAATGGAGGTGAAATCAAGAGCGTTCCGGCAGCTGGGCCAAATCGTTTCAGGCAGCGAAATAGACAAGAGGGGTCGTTCTACCTCTCCGCAGCGGTTTCGTATTCATACCGTAGATTATATCCGCCATCCGACTCGTGCGGAATGGATCGAGCTGCTTGCAGCAGGCTACGAATATGTAGTGTGTGACATTGGTTCAACTGGACGCAAGGAGCTCCTTGAAGAATTCGCACGAGCTGATCTGCCGATTATTGTTACTTCTGGGGCCGAATGGAGAGAGGAGGATGCGATGTCAATCGGTGAGCGAGTTGGTGAGGGGATCCGGCGTAAATGGGTATGTATCGTTCCGATGGGGGGACGGAACGCCATTCGTAGATTGCGTAAGCCGCTCGGAACTGAACGGGTGCATGAGATCGGAGCGGAGAATGATCCTTTTGAGCCGGGGCAAGAAATGATGTCGACATTGATAAAAATATGCAGCCCTGTGCTTATAAAGCCTATAAGAATGGAAGGCAGAGGTTTTGGTGTAAAAAGAAAACGTTGGAAAGGAAGAGGTAACTAG